The following coding sequences are from one Ramlibacter henchirensis window:
- a CDS encoding DUF4396 domain-containing protein produces MNLHSSHHGHSHAQPLNRHTTVPNLNTVAAWATLHCLTGCAVGEVLGMVIGTSLHLSNAGTIALAVTLAFAFGYAFTMFPLVRSGMPLRTAAGLALASDTLSIAIMEVVDNGIMLAWPGAMDADLASPVFWIALASSLAIAAVAAYPANRWLISRGRGHALVHSHHGH; encoded by the coding sequence CTCGCACCACGGCCACAGCCACGCTCAACCGCTGAACCGGCACACGACCGTGCCCAACCTCAACACGGTGGCCGCCTGGGCCACGCTGCACTGCCTGACGGGGTGCGCCGTCGGCGAGGTGCTTGGCATGGTGATCGGCACCTCGCTTCACCTGTCGAACGCCGGAACCATAGCTCTGGCCGTCACGCTCGCCTTCGCGTTCGGATATGCGTTCACCATGTTCCCGCTCGTCCGCTCCGGGATGCCCCTGCGAACGGCGGCGGGCCTCGCGTTGGCGTCGGACACGCTTTCCATCGCCATCATGGAGGTGGTCGACAACGGCATCATGCTGGCGTGGCCCGGAGCGATGGATGCGGACCTTGCGTCACCGGTCTTCTGGATCGCCCTCGCGTCTTCGCTCGCCATCGCCGCTGTCGCCGCATACCCGGCAAACCGGTGGCTGATTTCACGCGGGCGCGGTCATGCGCTGGTTCACTCGCACCATGGTCACTGA